Sequence from the Aquimarina sp. Aq107 genome:
TATGCATTGCTGAGGATTCAATAATTGCTTTTAAACCCAACAATTTATCACATCAAGAAGCTGCACCCGTTTGTGATGGTTTTCTAACCTCTTATAACTTTTTAAAAGACATCGTAAACATTCAACAAGGACAACATATTTTAATAAATGGCGCTTCGGGAAGCTTAGGAACTGCTGCTGTTCAAATAGCAAAACTTATGGGTGCTACCGTCACAAGTGTTTGTAGTACTAAGAATATTGAGTTGGTTAAAACCTTAGGAGCTGATTTTGTGATCGACTATAAAAACGATGACTTTACAAAAAACACCAATACATATGATATTATCTATGATTCGGTAGGAAAAACCAATTATAGTAAGTCCAAAAATGCTTTAAAACCTAGTGGAGTATTTATAACGCCAGTTTTAAGTTTAAATATCTTGTGGTATTCAATGAGTAATCCCAAAAGAGTGAAGTTTGCAGCTACAGGTCTAAAAAAAACTGAGGAATTAAAACGATTATTTTTAGAATTAGTAGACTTTTTTAAACAAAAAAAACTTAATACGGTTATTGATAAAACCTACAACCTATCAGAAATTATAGAAGCGCATCATTATCTCGAAACTGGGCGAAAAGTAGGTAACATTGTTATCGTAAATCAATAATAATAATTTATCAATCAAAAAACGAACATTGTATGTTTTTTAAATCAAAAGAAGGAAAGGAAAAGATACTAAACCTATATCATCAAAAGCTAAACGGCTTATCAATAGATTATTTTGAAAAATTAATAGATACCAAATTTGGTATAACGAATGTAATACGTGTCGGAAACACTAATTTACCACCTCTTGTATTAATTCATGGTACAGGTGGCTGTGCACCTTTAATTTTAGAATCATTTCCTAATTTATCTTCTAAATACTGTGTTTATGCCATTGATGTGCTTGCTCAACCTAACAAGAGTGCAGAACAAAAGTTAGATATGAAATCTCTTGATTATGGACAATGGTTGTTGGAAGTCATCATAAAACTAAGAATTAAAGATGTAACGTTGGTAGGCTTTTCTTTTGGAGGGTTAATTAGTCTAAAGGCGCTAGAGTTTAGTGAAATATCTATAAAAGAAGTCTTTCTAATAGCACCGGTTTATATTGTAAATGGAAATCCCTTTCTAGGCTTAATTAAGATGTTTATACCACTAAAAAAATTCATAAAAACCAATGATCAACATTACATTAAAAAAATAATGGATGTCCTTTTTTCTGAATATGACGATTTTGCAGTAGCGTATATGTCGATTACTTTTCAAAATTGTAATATGGACTTTTCATCATTACCTATCATAGCTAAAAAATTTGCTCAACAAATAAAAACACCTATTACCATTTTCGCCTGTGAAAACGACATTATGTTCCCTGGTAAAAAAATGATAAGAAGAGCCAAAAAGATTTTCCCTTCTTTAAAAGAGACCATATTATTAAGTAGGTCCAAACATGTACCAAATGCAACAAATTTTAATAAAATAGAAAAGATAATTCTAAATAAAAATAAGTAATTAGATGGAGATATTTAAAGTAAGTTTCTTTACTTGAGGGAGCAAAAGTATTTATTTAGGCTCTATCAGAACTAATTAATGATTTGTATTTTTATTTGGAAACCAACCTGTGCTCATCGCAGTCGAAGTAGCAGGAGGGGAGTGTAATGTGTGCGGAATTGGATTGCTTACTAAAAGTAGATTTTAAAACAGTCTTTTAATTTTTTTAATACTATTTAGTATACCTAAAGTAACTATACTACAACCAATAATTAGTTCTAGCCACCAAAAGAAATCAGTATTTCTAAAAAGAATTATAGATATTCTGATCACTAGATAAGCCATCAATAAATAATTAATTATAGTTTTATTCTTTTCTTTTATAGAAAAATAAATAAGGTTCCCAAGTATTAACAATGCGCTAATTATAATTATTCCTGTATTGTAAGGCCAATGCATTACACGCATTAGTATGGCCATAGTTAATAT
This genomic interval carries:
- a CDS encoding NAD(P)-dependent alcohol dehydrogenase: MKTAIYTSYGSPEVIQIVDQEKPLPKPNEVLVRIKASSATRADTMMRAGIPKFGRLFLGFFKPKNTSLGTGFSGVIESVGTEVTQFKLGDEIFGEKLFSNGTNAEFLCIAEDSIIAFKPNNLSHQEAAPVCDGFLTSYNFLKDIVNIQQGQHILINGASGSLGTAAVQIAKLMGATVTSVCSTKNIELVKTLGADFVIDYKNDDFTKNTNTYDIIYDSVGKTNYSKSKNALKPSGVFITPVLSLNILWYSMSNPKRVKFAATGLKKTEELKRLFLELVDFFKQKKLNTVIDKTYNLSEIIEAHHYLETGRKVGNIVIVNQ
- a CDS encoding alpha/beta fold hydrolase — encoded protein: MFFKSKEGKEKILNLYHQKLNGLSIDYFEKLIDTKFGITNVIRVGNTNLPPLVLIHGTGGCAPLILESFPNLSSKYCVYAIDVLAQPNKSAEQKLDMKSLDYGQWLLEVIIKLRIKDVTLVGFSFGGLISLKALEFSEISIKEVFLIAPVYIVNGNPFLGLIKMFIPLKKFIKTNDQHYIKKIMDVLFSEYDDFAVAYMSITFQNCNMDFSSLPIIAKKFAQQIKTPITIFACENDIMFPGKKMIRRAKKIFPSLKETILLSRSKHVPNATNFNKIEKIILNKNK